AAACGCACAAAACAAAGCCTTCATGTTCAGGCTACATTTGGTAACGTTGGAAGAACAAAGCCTGAACCTCTGAGAGTCTGTTCAAATATGTGACCAACTTTCAGAAACTTCTCCTAAAACCAATAACAAAACAAAACTCAATCAATCATCATTCTAAGCAAAATCTAAGTGAACCCAAGTACCAAAAAACTTGTTCTCAAGCTAATCTTGAGAGTAAGCAAAGAGTTTATGTAACAAACCTCATCGAAGGCTTCACCAATCATTTGAAGAACAACCAGTAGACCTGAGGAACCTCCTTCAACTAATCCACATGGTAGTACAATCGCAGGAAGCCCCACAAGAATCACATTAACCTGCAAAAGAGCTCATACGACACAACTTTATGTTCTGTGTAATCAAAACTGGTTAAAGAGAGTCAGAACAGAACATCTATTTGTTATAATTCCTATATTAACACCAAAGAGAACATGTAGTTGTTGAGCTCGCTTGTAGTATGCATCGTACGTAACCCGCATAATGTTGCCATTAAAATTCTCTTTTTCACCTTCATAACACAAAAATTGGATTTGATTATTGTGAAATGATGGAAGTAATGTAAAATCAATTTATGAAATCACACCTCTCCGCCATGAGAACATATTCATACAGCTTATTGAGCTCGTCAGTCATAAATTGTTTCCCATATCTTCATTTTCAATAGAAAAATCAATCTTATAATATATAGATCACATACATTGTGAATCAAGTCTATCACCGTGTTTACCTGACACCATCATTACGTGTTGCAAGATGATTCAGATGAGGCAATCACACGTAAGATGGTAATCCAAGAGAGAATGAAGGAAGAGAGACATGTGAATTTGGGAACATAAATATCTATGTATTTCTACACAAATAACACACAAAACAACATAATGTCAGAGAAACAAACCTCTGTTAACACTTAACAACCCAATGCTTCTAAATGAGAAGCAGTTCCTGAGATGAAGATCTCATTCCAGAATGAACACTTTCTTCAAGCGTCTCGCGAATGAAGCCAATTTTCCCTTTAATGGTTTAGATTCAAAAGAATCCATAGAAAGAAACTATGATTGGAACTCAGGCACATCCTAAACAAAGCAAAGATACTTTTAAGTCAAAAGCAAAGACGTTTCTACTCACTAAAACAATGTTAATCATCAATTTCGAATTTTAGATCGATGTGTACTCATCTCAACCAATACCCAGAATATCAACTGAACCACTCTGAAACACAATTCTTAAAATCACAAACACAAAAAAATCATGGTGCATACTCACGTCTAGTTCAATCGTTATCAATCTTTAAATCAATCCATACGAAAATCTCAATTTAGCAACAAATCATGGAAACAACGATGAAAATAAGAAAGAGAGGAAGAAGATGGAGAAGATGAGAACAATAGATGATATTATGATATATGATAATATAAGATAAGAGAGAAATATTTTTAAGCGTGTGTATATTTAGTCACAACTTTCGGAATATGTCCAAAATTAAAACATGCCACGGTAGATTAGATGGTCACTCTTTGTCCACAAACAATAAATGGATAAATAGATATGGGCTAATGGACGTGGGCTAGCCCAGTTTACAGCTCTAATCAAAGCCGTCTGGCGTTTGTTTCACCAACGCAAAAGCAGAGGAGCTGGAGCACTGTCCACGAAGACTCTCCAACCATCTCTTGTTGTATACACAAACTTCCAGTGTCGTCCTACAAGCCATGCCATTGCAGTTCCACCAAGCAAGCCACCAATCTGAAATTCACCAGAGATGTTATTCATCAGACCACTACTGCTCCAAGCAAAATAGAACTGGTTAATAGATTTTGAAGGCATGCTTTTGGTTACTTACATGTCCCCAGTTATCTATGCCTCTGGATACTAGACCCAATGTCTGCATTGTCAAAGCTTGTTAGAATTTAAGAGAGATTATATAGATTCTAAAAGTTTCTATCTGACCATGTTTAGGGCAATATAACTTGATCTATCTGCATCAGATTTTCATTGCCACCTCTGACCATTTGTTTGTGTCTCATGACAAATACAGCTACCGAGCCAACCTACAAAAAAAAAAAGAGGTATCATTAACAAACTTCATTTTGTATGAGTACAAATGCATATGGTTCCCCAAGGGACTTATCAATCCGAAAATTGCACCGGAAGCACCAACTGATGGCGCTTTGTTGAGCCAGGAACTCATTGCTGAACCTAGAACTCTTAAGATGGTTTTTGTTAGCTAACTATAATCACCCACAACAAAGAAAGTCTATGAAACATTAATTACTTGCGATTGCAGAAGTGAAGTAAACGGCAAGGAATCTCGTTGGGCCACCTAAACTCTCAGCAGTTGGTCCAATGGAATTCAAAGAATAGCAATTTATCTAAACACAAAGGGGGAAACAGTTTAGCCATACAGAAAGAAGTAAGCAGCATTGACTAGGGTCATTACAAGGATGAATGGTGGATGAGAAACTGACCATGAGATGCATAGGATTTGCATGATAAACAGAAGATGTATCCAGTCTCCATAATTGACCTCTATCGATTAAGCTGTTAACCTGCATTCAGCTACAATTGTCCAAGGTACTTAACCTTGTTATACTTCTCTACAATGTCTATTTCGTAATATTAAAGCAATAATCTTAGGATAAACATTTTTCATTTAACAAACTTCAATTTTAACATATGTACTAGATTTTGATCCGTACTTTGAAAGCGCGGGATAACTATTTGGTTAAATTTTAAATTTATTAAGTTTTTGGTTTGAATTTTACTATTTGAGTTTTGACATCTATAACTGAGATCAAATTAATTTTGACATCTTATAATGATGGTCATTCGAGTTTTAGATTTGTGTTGGTTCGGGTTATTCGGTTTTCATGTTATAGGTATGTGTTTCATACCCGTTTATGAACCACTTTTTCGAATTAGATCGGTTCAGGTAATGTTGGGTTGGAGTCGGGTTTTTACTATCCATAAAACCCGAAGTGAACCAAATTAAAAAAAGTTTGGGGTTAATTTAGGTTTAAACCCAAAAATCTAACAAAAATCTAAAAACCACAAGTTAAACCTAAAACCCTGAAAAAATCAGGTGATTCATGTAATTCAGGGTTTTGGATATTTTATTTATAAATTAAATTATATATATATTAATATTTTATTATATTTTAGATATTCGGATACATATTTAGTATTCGGTGTGATTTTAGTTTTTCTGATTTAGAAAAATAGGACCCGTCCGGGTTTTTGTAAACAGGCATGCAGAGGTTGTATATCGTAATTGATTTCGTTAAGTAGTTTTAAAAAAATTTATTAACAAATTTGTTTTCCTGTGAGGGGTTCTTGCTCGAATGGCCTTGCAAGCCATGGACAAATGTCACCGAATTGGTCAAACCAAACATGTCAATGTTTACAGACTTTCCACGGCTCAGTCAATAGAGGTAAAACTATATTATGTTTTATAATTTAGTTATACCCCAGGTTAGTGAAAATGTTCTTCATCATGCTCATCTTCTTCGTCATCCTCTTTTCATAGCATTTCCTGTCCTATCACTCTCTTCTACTGCAGATACCAGATAGAGCCTTGAAGGTATGAATCACAGTAGAAAAAGATCATGTCCCCTGTTGTGTAATCAACTGCTGAAGTTTCCTGCTCTTTAACATCAGAGGAAAGCTGAGAGGTACACAAATATATGAGTGAAACAAAAAAAATCTTATGAAAATGATAGACAAAAGCTGAGGTGTTTATTGATTGTTATCCTCCAATTAAAGCATAGGATCGACATCCACTGGAACGTTCGTGAAAATCCTGCAACCATTAGACCAAGGATTTTGGTCAAAAGCCACTACTTTTTTTTTGTGCACAAGGTCAAAAGCCACTACTTCTCCATCTAAACTTATAAGCGCATCTCGGAATTCAAAAACTTTAAGAGTCTCAAGCAAAGATTCGTTGGAAATACTTGTAACATCTGTAGCTCTGTTATCTATCAGAGTAGTAATTAATCAAGAAAAAATCAATGACAGTGAATCAGTCCCCTATTTATGAAATTATATAATTCCTTTACAACATTTTTAAAAAAAGATAACTTACATCGCTTTCATCATTTTGGCTTTTTTTGGCAATGACATGAGATGTGGCTCCTCTCATTCCTCAAAGAAGACACTGCAAGGGCAGAGATCTCTTGCCGAAGGGGAAATCTATGAGCTCTGGATGAGAACCGTACTGACGTACATGACACATAGAGGTACAATTGATAGTATCGTCGTGAAGAGCATCTCTTTCCAGAAAGATATGATTAGATTCTTACGTATATATTTTACAAAATATTGCAAAAGTGTGTACCTCCTAAGTTTGAGACTTGGTGCTGCTATTCCGCCAGAAGCTTGAAGGGTTGTCCTAACATGCCTCTGGATTGCACATAAAGCACAAAACCCAGTCACATGGACTACACAAACGTTTTCATGAGAGCATCCAATTAGACACTGAATAAAAGACCCACCAAGCCAAGCAATTAATCAAACCAGCTTCTAAATGCATACAGCGTTTCACATTGCTAACATCTAGAAAGTAAGCATCTAAGCACTCATGTGTATGTCAAAAATTGCAATACAGAATTCAGAAAATATGTATTCCCAAGATTCTTCAAACCCAAACTCTACAAATCACCGACACCGACCAAATGTCAACAGAACCACAAAGGAGTTCTCGGATAAATAAAAAAGACAGATATATTTATGTTAATCAGTGAGTGCTCAATCTTCCCTCTCTTTTGATTTTTTTTCTTGCGAACTTGGAACTTGTTAGTGCAGCAGGGGTTCAACGTCTCCATCTTGAATTCAGAACCACCATTAGAGAAGCCACTAAAGGGTTTCCTAGCAAGATGAAAACCAAGTCGCAAAACCTTCGTGCACTTCTCCGAACCCTAAGACAAATCGCCTTCGTAATCACTTGGTACAAAACGCTTAACTTGAAATCCCCAATTTGCGATGATCTCTTGTTCCAGATCACAAAATCTTTTAATTATGCTAAAAATTATTTAGTTGAAAGGGATAGAGAAAAACGGAAATATATTGTTTGTTGGAATAAAAGGATTTCCTGAACAATAAAGATAATTAAAAAGCATACTTTAAAATAAAGCAGTTGCAGAGATCTATAAATATTGTTGAAACAGAAGGACACCTTAAAAAAAGAAGCCTTATGTTTTAATAGTATAGATTAAAACTGAGTTCCAATAATGTATTGGGTAGAATCACGTTTTCAAAACATTAAAATTACTGTCGGTGAAAACATAGAACATAAAGATTTTATAGTGCACAAGACATTGAACATTCTGTAATGAATTAATCACATACATGAAACAATAAGAAGGATAAATACAATGAAACGCAAGGATGTAAGTAATGTTTAACATCAAAAGACTTTGCTAAAGTATTTGTCGAATAACTTATCAACCATAACTTTATAAGCTCTTTCAGTTGGATGGTAGCTATCCCAAAATATATAGGCCGACGAATTAGAACATGTGAATGGATTATATGAGTTGCACATATAAGAAATTTCGAGAAACCCAGTACCGCAACAAGCTCTATCAGCTACCTCGAAACCTGAAACATAATAGGATGTTTTTACTTAAAACTTAGTCCACGTTTTTAATACAAAGGAATAAAAATATATATATATATTATGTTTGTGAGATGAATTAACCGTATTTTTTAGGATTTTGGATCATGTCCAAAAAGGTCTCATAAACATCAACGTAGAAGATAATACCATCCAACTCTCTATCTAAAGATTTCAGTGCTGGAGAAAGTCTAGCGTTGAATTTTTTTGCCATATTGTTTAAGGGTTTAACACATTCTCTTGTTAATACACTTCCACGCACTGATCTTTGAAGTGGTACACATCCAACAGGAAGTGCACTAAACACCCCAATTTTTCGAGCTCCAAGCTTGTGTAATTTCTAAATATTATTAAATAAATAATATTATTAGTTGTTATTTTATTGTTGTTTGATTTAATATTTGAATAAATCTAACACACTTACTCTTACGAATTTAACTGCTGATTTAGCCAAGAAAGAAGCATACGATGCAGGGTTATATTTATGAGATTGGGCTATATAAGTGTGAGCAAGGTCATTGCTACTAGAAACCACGAGAAAAATGCCGCTGTTCAAGATATGTCGAGCTTTTCTTTTTCCATAACGTCGTTTGATCGTTGATATATACTCTTTGAAATATATTAGTTGATCCCCCACTGATATCACTGACTACAAAAGATCAACAAATAAAAATTCTCTATTATTTACTAAATTTTTTTTTTTGAATATTTAGAGGTTCAATCCCGAAAGCCCTTAATTACATCCCCTTGGACGAGATCCACCCCATTTTAAATAGCATCCTTTAGGAGAGCAAGCCACTCTCAACCGGAACTGGATCCATACCTTTTCAAAATTCTTACTAGGTAATTTAAGAGTTTTAGCCTCCAATCCAACTCCCTATTCCTAAATAAATAAAACTAATTAACATTTCATAGCGTTCCTAAAAAATATCACCATTCACGAGGAATACATTTTTCTTCTGATTCTCTACCATTCTTTTTTTTTGTAGAGAAATAAAGAACAAAAGTATTCCTTGTTAAATTTGAGAAGGAACAACCATTTTTTTTCATTTCTGCAATTTTATTCGTTTACTTTTTTTTTTATATTCGTTCCTCTTGTTTCCAGAATGGTCACCAGTCGAAGTATATGATAACATACCATAGTTTCGGCTGTCAATGGATCATAACCGGTTCCTCCAGACGCAAATGTTATACCTTTCAAAAGATTTCTAGGCTTCAAATTTGGACTTAGGTATGCTGGTAATGTCTTAGCCAACCCCAATTTTTCCGCTGAAATAAAACTGGTTAAAACAAGTATAGAACGATGTAAAAATAGTTATAACTCTTTATATAATCAAATATAAAAAATAGTTCAAACAATTACCAATAAGATCAGAAGGAACTTTTCCATCCGAAAATCTTCCAGTAGCCAATCCGCCGGGAAAGTCTTTGCCATAAGGAGGGAAGTTGGACTTAAGAAAAGTTGAGAGATTGTTGTTGTTACCAGTATCCATTATTGAATCTCCGAAAACTATTAATGCAGGGATTTTAGCCTTCTTTCTTTGCTTTGCTGCATCCGCTTGGACGGCTAATACCAACACGAGCCATAACATGTAAAGCTTCATTGTTTGATTTGTTTAGTTTTCTGTCGAGATTTGGTTTGTCTTTTTTAGTTTGTAGACATGCATATATATATATATATATATATATATATATATATATATATATGGGTCCCTTCATATCATGGATATC
The DNA window shown above is from Brassica oleracea var. oleracea cultivar TO1000 chromosome C3, BOL, whole genome shotgun sequence and carries:
- the LOC106332999 gene encoding GDSL esterase/lipase At1g58725-like isoform X1; its protein translation is MKLYMLWLVLVLAVQADAAKQRKKAKIPALIVFGDSIMDTGNNNNLSTFLKSNFPPYGKDFPGGLATGRFSDGKVPSDLIAEKLGLAKTLPAYLSPNLKPRNLLKGITFASGGTGYDPLTAETMSVISVGDQLIYFKEYISTIKRRYGKRKARHILNSGIFLVVSSSNDLAHTYIAQSHKYNPASYASFLAKSAVKFVRKLHKLGARKIGVFSALPVGCVPLQRSVRGSVLTRECVKPLNNMAKKFNARLSPALKSLDRELDGIIFYVDVYETFLDMIQNPKKYGFEVADRACCGTGFLEISYMCNSYNPFTCSNSSAYIFWDSYHPTERAYKVMVDKLFDKYFSKVF
- the LOC106332999 gene encoding GDSL esterase/lipase At1g58725-like isoform X2, giving the protein MKLYMLWLVLVLAVQADAAKQRKKAKIPALIVFGDSIMDTGNNNNLSTFLKSNFPPYGKDFPGGLATGRFSDGKVPSDLIAEKLGLAKTLPAYLSPNLKPRNLLKGITFASGGTGYDPLTAETMSVISVGDQLIYFKEYISTIKRRYGKRKARHILNSGIFLVVSSSNDLAHTYIAQSHKYNPASYASFLAKSAVKFVRKLHKLGARKIGVFSALPVGCVPLQRSVRGSVLTRECVKPLNNMAKKFNARLSPALKSLGFEVADRACCGTGFLEISYMCNSYNPFTCSNSSAYIFWDSYHPTERAYKVMVDKLFDKYFSKVF